From Eleftheria terrae, the proteins below share one genomic window:
- the ppk2 gene encoding polyphosphate kinase 2 → MNDRTPPLAADFYHRLERDWIDALDEELEMEAEDARPGAAPGDSARAERVRYFKVLFRLQGELVKLQDWIATTRQKAVILFEGRDAAGKGGVIKRITQRLNPRVCRVVALPAPNDRERTQWYFQRYVAHLPAAGELVLFDRSWYNRAGVERVMGFCNDAEYEEFFRSVPEFEQMLVRSGIRLIKYWFSITDDEQHLRFLGRLHDPLKQWKLSPMDLESRRRWEDYTRAKEIMLERTHIPEAPWWVVQAVDKKRARLNCIEHLLGQFPYAEIERPAVSLPERVRHPDYLRHPVPPEMVVPEVH, encoded by the coding sequence CGACGAGGAACTCGAGATGGAGGCCGAGGACGCGCGGCCCGGTGCCGCGCCCGGCGACAGCGCCCGGGCCGAGCGGGTGCGCTACTTCAAGGTGCTGTTCCGACTGCAGGGCGAACTGGTGAAGCTGCAGGACTGGATCGCCACCACCCGGCAGAAGGCGGTCATCCTCTTCGAGGGACGTGACGCCGCCGGCAAGGGCGGCGTGATCAAGCGCATCACGCAGCGGCTCAACCCGCGCGTCTGCCGGGTGGTGGCGCTGCCGGCGCCCAACGACCGCGAGCGCACCCAGTGGTATTTCCAGCGCTATGTGGCGCACCTGCCCGCGGCCGGCGAGCTGGTGCTGTTCGACCGCAGCTGGTACAACCGCGCCGGCGTCGAGCGGGTGATGGGCTTTTGCAACGACGCGGAATACGAGGAGTTCTTCCGCTCGGTGCCGGAGTTCGAGCAGATGCTGGTGCGCAGCGGCATCCGGCTGATCAAGTACTGGTTCTCCATCACCGACGACGAGCAGCACCTGCGCTTCCTGGGCCGGCTGCACGATCCGCTGAAGCAGTGGAAGCTGAGCCCGATGGACCTGGAGTCGCGCCGCCGCTGGGAGGACTACACCCGGGCCAAGGAAATCATGCTGGAGCGCACCCACATCCCCGAAGCGCCCTGGTGGGTGGTGCAGGCGGTGGACAAGAAGCGGGCGCGGCTCAACTGCATCGAGCACCTGCTGGGGCAGTTCCCGTATGCGGAGATCGAGCGGCCGGCGGTGAGCCTGCCCGAACGGGTGCGCCATCCCGACTACCTGCGGCATCCGGTGCCGCCGGAGATGGTGGTGCCGGAAGTGCATTGA